Proteins from a single region of Flavobacterium sp. YJ01:
- a CDS encoding von Willebrand factor type A domain-containing protein, whose protein sequence is MKSLKLISSAIAMLICFVSMAQERTITGIVSDETKQPLPGVNVFNQTAKTTAATNFDGQYSIQAKKGDLLVFTFIGYNSQRQYVQDSNIINIKMYSDQQTLNEVVVVGYGRSNSEYEDRSYARAEKRKEKKEATKALQGKVAGIQVSNNIAYVASPSQNVAIRGIATVSPKNEPLYIIDGVPAKANQMAKINPNDIDNVSVLKDQAATSVYGSKASNGVVVISTKNEIYKNLSEKELDKKLNIMPIPAEPTQEDYDAFVENAFESPKTAPLSTFSIDVDNASYTNIRRFLNNGQQVPKDAVRVEEMVNFFKYTYPQPKNEHPFSINTEVSDSPWNPNNKILKIGLQGKNIPTEDLPASNLVFLIDVSGSMSDMNKLPLLKQSLKILVNELRSKDKVAIVVYAGAAGMVLPPTSGDEKKTIIDALDKLQSGGSTAGGAGIELAYKTATENFIKDGNNRVILATDGDFNVGSSSNSDMEKLIEEKRKTGVFLTCLGYGMGNYKDSKMEILADKGNGNYAYIDNIQEANRFLGKEFKGSMFAIAKDVKIQIEFNPKQVQSYRLIGYENRKLRPEDFKNDAIDAGELGSNHTVTALYEIIPTGVKSDYLTAQPDDLKYTKTETNSNNYTNELATIKFRYKKPDGEKSIEMVQVIENKSVALNKASDDMKFSSAVAWFGLKLRDSKLIADKSSEEIVKLAKQGNSNDGEGYKAEFIRLVETSKQYN, encoded by the coding sequence ATGAAAAGTCTAAAACTTATTTCATCAGCTATTGCTATGCTTATATGTTTCGTAAGTATGGCACAAGAAAGAACTATTACTGGAATCGTTTCAGACGAAACAAAACAGCCACTTCCAGGTGTAAATGTTTTCAATCAGACAGCAAAAACTACAGCTGCTACTAATTTTGATGGACAATACAGCATTCAAGCTAAAAAAGGCGATCTTTTGGTCTTTACTTTTATCGGTTACAATTCGCAAAGACAATATGTACAAGATTCTAATATCATTAATATAAAAATGTATTCCGATCAACAAACTTTAAACGAAGTTGTAGTGGTAGGTTATGGAAGAAGTAATTCGGAATACGAAGACAGAAGTTATGCACGTGCCGAAAAAAGAAAAGAAAAAAAAGAAGCCACAAAAGCACTTCAAGGCAAAGTAGCGGGAATTCAGGTTTCCAATAATATTGCATATGTTGCAAGTCCAAGCCAGAACGTAGCCATCCGTGGAATTGCTACTGTTTCTCCAAAAAATGAACCTTTATATATTATTGATGGAGTTCCTGCAAAAGCCAATCAAATGGCAAAAATTAATCCGAATGATATTGATAATGTTTCGGTTTTAAAAGATCAAGCGGCGACTTCGGTATACGGAAGTAAAGCTTCAAATGGAGTTGTTGTTATTTCGACTAAAAATGAAATTTACAAAAATCTTTCTGAAAAAGAATTAGACAAAAAATTAAATATCATGCCAATTCCTGCCGAACCAACTCAGGAAGATTATGATGCTTTTGTAGAAAATGCTTTCGAAAGTCCAAAAACGGCGCCGCTTTCTACTTTTTCTATAGATGTTGATAATGCGTCGTATACAAACATCAGACGTTTTTTGAACAACGGACAGCAAGTTCCAAAAGATGCGGTTCGTGTAGAAGAAATGGTAAACTTTTTCAAATACACTTATCCGCAGCCAAAAAATGAACATCCGTTTTCTATTAATACAGAAGTGAGCGATTCTCCTTGGAATCCAAACAACAAAATCCTGAAAATCGGTTTACAAGGAAAAAATATTCCGACTGAAGATTTACCAGCTTCTAATCTTGTTTTCTTAATTGATGTTTCGGGTTCGATGAGCGACATGAACAAACTGCCTTTATTAAAACAATCTTTGAAAATTTTGGTAAACGAATTAAGATCGAAAGACAAAGTGGCAATTGTGGTTTATGCGGGTGCTGCTGGAATGGTTTTACCTCCAACTTCTGGCGATGAGAAAAAAACAATTATCGATGCTTTAGATAAATTACAATCTGGCGGAAGTACGGCTGGAGGCGCGGGAATTGAATTGGCGTATAAAACGGCTACAGAAAATTTCATTAAAGATGGGAATAATCGTGTGATTCTAGCAACAGATGGCGATTTTAATGTGGGAAGTTCTTCTAATTCTGATATGGAAAAACTAATTGAAGAAAAAAGAAAAACAGGCGTTTTCTTAACTTGTTTAGGCTACGGAATGGGAAATTACAAAGACAGTAAAATGGAAATCTTAGCCGATAAAGGAAACGGAAATTACGCTTATATAGATAATATTCAGGAAGCAAATCGATTTTTAGGAAAAGAATTTAAAGGTTCAATGTTTGCTATCGCGAAAGATGTAAAAATTCAAATCGAATTTAATCCAAAACAAGTTCAGTCGTATCGTTTAATTGGGTATGAAAACAGAAAATTGCGTCCAGAAGATTTTAAAAATGATGCCATTGATGCGGGAGAATTAGGAAGCAATCATACCGTTACGGCTTTGTATGAAATTATTCCAACTGGTGTAAAAAGCGATTATTTGACTGCACAGCCAGATGATTTAAAATATACTAAAACAGAAACCAATTCTAACAATTACACCAACGAATTGGCAACAATTAAATTCCGTTACAAAAAACCAGACGGCGAAAAAAGCATCGAAATGGTTCAGGTTATTGAAAACAAATCGGTTGCTTTAAACAAAGCAAGTGACGACATGAAATTTAGTTCTGCTGTAGCTTGGTTCGGATTGAAATTGAGAGATTCGAAATTAATTGCTGACAAATCTTCTGAAGAAATTGTAAAATTAGCGAAACAAGGAAATTCAAACGACGGCGAAGGCTATAAAGCGGAGTTTATTCGTTTAGTTGAAACTTCAAAACAGTACAATTAA
- a CDS encoding GNAT family N-acetyltransferase, with protein MKNPIETERLILRELQLSDAEGMFELDSNPNVHLFVGNRPVKQIEESVEYIKIVQKQYATFGIGRWAVVLKETNEFIGWSGIKYITDEINNHKNFYELGYRFIEKHWGKGYASEAGKAFVDYAFNEMKVEVLYAYADAGNENSRKVLEKLGFHFVNSFEYNEELEVWYELKNPNLL; from the coding sequence ATGAAGAATCCAATTGAAACAGAACGTTTGATTTTAAGAGAGTTACAGCTTTCTGATGCAGAAGGTATGTTTGAGTTGGATTCTAACCCAAACGTTCATTTGTTTGTAGGCAACAGACCAGTAAAACAAATTGAAGAAAGTGTAGAGTATATTAAAATCGTTCAAAAACAATATGCGACTTTTGGCATTGGTCGTTGGGCCGTTGTTTTGAAAGAAACAAACGAATTTATTGGTTGGTCTGGCATAAAATATATTACCGACGAAATCAATAATCACAAAAACTTTTACGAGTTAGGATATCGTTTTATTGAAAAACATTGGGGAAAAGGCTATGCTTCTGAAGCAGGAAAAGCTTTTGTTGATTATGCTTTTAACGAAATGAAAGTAGAAGTTCTTTATGCTTATGCAGATGCAGGAAACGAAAATTCTAGAAAAGTGTTAGAAAAATTAGGTTTCCATTTTGTCAATTCTTTTGAATACAACGAAGAGCTAGAAGTTTGGTACGAACTTAAAAATCCGAACTTATTATAA
- a CDS encoding phospholipid scramblase-related protein, whose protein sequence is MNPILSQNLFLVKEHVGMFKAANNYDIYNPETNQIIMNCRENNLGFFTKILRFTDYKRATPFNIEITTASGEKLITVRRGVAIFRSTVEVLDEKDRLIGTFKQKFFSIGGKFDILDKNERPVATLQGKWTGWDFKFSHENKQLAQVSKKWAGLGKEFFTSADNYVLQIEATVATESPLRQLILGAVMCIDMVLKE, encoded by the coding sequence ATGAATCCCATTTTAAGCCAAAATCTATTTTTAGTAAAAGAACATGTCGGAATGTTTAAAGCTGCAAACAATTACGACATTTACAATCCAGAAACCAATCAAATCATTATGAACTGCCGAGAAAACAATCTTGGTTTTTTCACTAAAATACTTCGTTTTACCGATTACAAAAGAGCAACTCCGTTCAATATTGAAATCACAACTGCTTCTGGCGAGAAATTAATTACGGTAAGAAGAGGCGTTGCGATATTCAGATCGACTGTTGAAGTTTTAGACGAAAAAGATCGTTTGATTGGAACTTTCAAACAAAAATTCTTTTCTATTGGAGGAAAGTTTGATATTCTGGATAAAAATGAAAGACCAGTTGCAACTTTACAAGGAAAATGGACTGGCTGGGATTTCAAATTTTCTCATGAAAACAAACAATTGGCTCAGGTAAGCAAAAAATGGGCTGGGTTAGGAAAAGAGTTTTTTACGAGTGCCGACAATTATGTTCTTCAAATTGAAGCTACAGTTGCAACTGAAAGTCCGTTGAGACAATTGATTTTGGGAGCTGTAATGTGTATTGACATGGTTCTGAAAGAATAA
- a CDS encoding 3-ketoacyl-ACP reductase → MTDLKNKNALITGAGKGIGKAVAIALAKEGVNLILVSRTQNDIDQLASETAQLGVKTLALAADVSDINSINNAVEKALAEFKHIDILINSAGIASFGKFLELEPEAWERIIQVNLMGTYYTTRAIIPNMIERQTGDIINISSTAGLNGNALTSAYSASKFAVLGLTDSLMQEMRKHNIRVTALTPSTVATDMAKDLNLTDGNPEKVMQSEDMADLIVAQLKLNRRVFIKNSSIWSTNP, encoded by the coding sequence ATGACCGACTTAAAAAATAAAAATGCACTAATTACTGGTGCTGGAAAAGGAATTGGAAAAGCTGTAGCAATTGCTTTAGCAAAAGAAGGCGTAAACCTTATTTTAGTTTCAAGAACTCAAAACGATATTGATCAATTAGCTTCAGAAACTGCACAACTTGGCGTAAAAACGTTAGCTTTAGCTGCCGATGTTTCGGATATTAATTCTATAAATAATGCTGTTGAAAAAGCTTTAGCCGAATTTAAACATATCGACATTTTAATAAATAGCGCCGGAATTGCTTCTTTCGGAAAATTCTTAGAACTAGAGCCAGAAGCTTGGGAAAGAATTATTCAGGTAAATTTAATGGGAACCTATTACACAACGCGTGCCATTATTCCAAATATGATCGAAAGACAAACTGGAGATATTATCAATATTTCTTCGACCGCTGGATTAAACGGAAACGCTTTGACAAGTGCTTACAGCGCTTCGAAATTTGCTGTTTTAGGCTTAACCGATTCTTTGATGCAGGAAATGAGAAAACATAATATTCGTGTTACGGCTCTAACGCCAAGTACGGTTGCGACAGATATGGCAAAAGACTTAAACTTGACTGACGGAAATCCAGAAAAAGTAATGCAGTCTGAAGATATGGCAGATTTGATTGTTGCGCAGTTAAAATTAAACCGAAGAGTCTTTATTAAAAATAGCAGTATCTGGTCTACTAATCCTTAA
- the mtaB gene encoding tRNA (N(6)-L-threonylcarbamoyladenosine(37)-C(2))-methylthiotransferase MtaB — translation MENRKKVAFYTLGCKLNFSETSTIARNFNDEGFDRVDFEEIADIYVINTCSVTENADKQFKQVVKKAMKLNDKAFVAAVGCYAQLKPEELAAVDGVDLVLGATEKFKITDYIHDLSKNDMGEVHSCEIAEADFYVGSYSIGDRTRAFLKVQDGCDYKCTYCTIPLARGISRSDALENVLKNAKEISAQNIREIVLTGVNIGDYGKGEFGNKKHEHTFLDLVQALDKVEGIERLRISSIEPNLLKNETIEFVSKSRTFVPHFHIPLQSGSNDILKLMKRRYLREVYIDRVNKIREVMPHACIGVDVIVGFPGETDEHFLETYHFLNDLDISYLHVFTYSERDNTEAADMEGVVPSNVRAKRSKMLRGLSVKKRRAFYESQLGTNRTVLFESENKEGYIHGFTENYVKVKTPWNPELVNTLQEINLTKIDEDGSVRLEFLNKLAEA, via the coding sequence ATGGAAAATAGAAAGAAAGTTGCCTTTTATACGCTGGGTTGTAAACTGAATTTTTCAGAGACTTCTACAATTGCCAGAAATTTTAACGACGAAGGTTTTGACCGCGTTGATTTTGAAGAAATAGCAGATATTTATGTCATCAATACTTGCTCTGTAACAGAAAATGCAGATAAGCAGTTTAAGCAAGTAGTAAAAAAAGCAATGAAGCTTAATGATAAGGCTTTTGTTGCCGCTGTTGGCTGTTATGCACAATTAAAACCAGAAGAATTAGCGGCTGTTGATGGTGTTGATTTGGTTTTAGGAGCAACAGAAAAATTCAAAATCACCGACTATATCCATGATTTGAGCAAAAATGATATGGGCGAAGTGCACTCATGTGAAATTGCCGAAGCCGATTTTTACGTTGGAAGTTATTCTATTGGAGATCGTACTAGAGCATTTTTGAAAGTTCAAGACGGTTGCGATTATAAATGTACGTATTGTACAATTCCTTTGGCAAGAGGAATTTCTAGAAGTGATGCGTTAGAAAATGTTTTGAAGAATGCAAAAGAAATTTCGGCTCAAAATATCCGTGAAATTGTTTTAACCGGTGTAAATATTGGTGATTACGGAAAAGGCGAATTCGGAAATAAAAAACACGAACATACTTTTCTGGATTTAGTTCAGGCTTTAGACAAAGTAGAAGGAATCGAACGTTTGAGAATTTCTTCAATCGAACCGAATTTATTGAAAAACGAAACAATTGAATTTGTGTCTAAAAGCCGCACTTTTGTACCGCACTTTCATATTCCGCTACAATCGGGAAGCAATGATATTTTGAAATTGATGAAACGTCGTTATTTACGTGAAGTTTATATTGACCGCGTTAATAAAATTCGCGAAGTAATGCCACACGCTTGCATTGGTGTAGACGTAATTGTTGGTTTTCCAGGAGAAACAGACGAACACTTTTTGGAAACCTATCATTTCTTAAATGATTTAGATATTTCGTATTTACACGTATTTACGTATTCTGAAAGAGACAATACAGAAGCGGCAGATATGGAAGGCGTTGTGCCTTCAAATGTAAGAGCAAAAAGAAGTAAAATGTTGCGCGGTTTGTCAGTTAAAAAACGTCGTGCTTTTTACGAAAGTCAATTAGGAACAAACAGAACGGTTCTTTTTGAAAGTGAAAATAAAGAAGGCTATATTCATGGATTTACTGAAAATTACGTAAAAGTAAAAACACCTTGGAATCCAGAATTGGTAAATACTTTGCAAGAAATCAACCTAACAAAAATCGACGAAGACGGAAGTGTTCGTTTGGAGTTTTTGAATAAATTGGCGGAAGCTTAA